One window of the Pempheris klunzingeri isolate RE-2024b chromosome 10, fPemKlu1.hap1, whole genome shotgun sequence genome contains the following:
- the LOC139208821 gene encoding uncharacterized protein — protein MDVSIAVSLIRGQMGAVVERAVNGAVEMVLAEMLKVVGVKFEELKAQVCLMKRDVAALHREKALKEKEADNIRAKLRYTELKLKYYRQGVEEELQQRASASALVRIHPPAFSPAHRGGAGVSSTETSPPASTRHGQECTSPQSTSKPAVRVRCHADMDVASSDPSDVLLPVSLSVNTPAESVDSSTVLFCPTDQSRGGDQEDDCEWTVSLQPQTGCVDAVTAPPHLQALDPGPQTALGCPSPDGSTQADSSTLPASAPQVKQEQEEEEEEEEEEEEEEEVICIKEEPEDEQEVMATLLLDCQVQQGLVPESEAQSSLTEWSGLPAGLRNHTVAFSPAEPSTYLPQPVACLQSMVALPPGIPPRQAMRPWTKDLSLYEEYKLRRNELRRRNLSRRRELEKTLPQPLLADLVRERREKTRLRVARWRAKRKLQACLDQVQAQGGAADLSQSGFPVGSQHAAYASSSEQSSPLPQSSSFLNLSATNGVSATLQFVPSSSPLLRGLNMAPHQHAVTSSSSSSSSSYPQVSLSQQSVSLIDADSLQ, from the exons ATGGACGTCAGCATCGCCGTGTCGCTGATTCGAGGCCAGATGGGTGCCGTGGTGGAGCGAGCGGTGAACGGAGCGGTGGAGATGGTGCTGGCGGAGATGCTGAAAGTGGTCGGAGTCAAATTCGAGGAGCTGAAAGCCCAAGTGTGTCTGATGAAGAGGGACGTGGCGGCGCTGCACCGGGAGAAGGCCCTCAAAGAGAAGGAGGCTGACAACATTCGGGCCAAGCTGCGCTACACCGAGCTGAAGCTGAAGTACTACAGGcaaggggtggaggaggagctgcagcagagggccTCCGCCTCCGCGCTGGTCCGCATCCACCCGCCCGCCTTCAGCCCAGCACACAGAGGAGGCGCCGGGGTCTCCTCCACCGAGACCTCTCCACCCGCCTCGACCAGACACGGTCAAG aatgcacctCTCCACAGAGCACCAGCAAGCCAGCTGTCAGAGTGCGCTGTCATGCAGACATGGATGTCGCCAGCTCGGACCCGTCTGACGTGCTGCTgcctgtctcactgtctgtgAACACACCAGCAGAGTCTGTGGACAGCAGCACAG TTCTGTTCTGCCCCACAGATCAGAGCCGGGGCGGTGATCAGGAGGACGACTGTGAGTGGACCGTCAGTCTGCAGCCTCAAACAGGATGTGTGGACGCTGTCACGGcccctcctcacctccaggCTCTGGATCCGGGGCCGCAGACCGCCCTCGGCTGCCCGTCCCCAGATGGTTCCACCCAGGCCGATAGCTCCACCCTGCCTGCCTCTGCTCCACAG GtgaagcaggagcaggaggaggaggaggaggaagaagaagaagaagaggaggaggaggaggtgatctGTATCAAGGAGGAGCCAGAGGACGAGCAGGAGGTGATGGCCACGCTGCTGCTGGACTGCCAGGTGCAGCAGGGCCTCGTCCCAGAGTCGGAG GCTCAGAGCTCACTGACAGAGTGGTCAGGACTCCCAGCAGGCCTGAGGAATCACACCGTAGCCTTCAGCCCAGCTGAACCGAGCACCT ATCTGCCTCAGCCGGTGGCCTGCCTGCAGTCCATGGTGGCCTTACCGCCCGGCATCCCACCTCGCCAAGCCATGCGTCCCTGGACCAAAGACCTCAGCCTCTACGAAGAATACAAGCTGCGCAGGAACGAGCTCCGCCGGCGAAACCTGAGCCGACgcagagagctggagaaaaCGCTGCCTCAGCCTCTGCTGGCAGATCTG GTGCGAGAGCGGCGAGAGAAAACCAGGCTGAGGGTGGCCAGATGGAGGGCCAAGAGGAAACTCCAGGCCTGTCTGGACCAGGTTCAG GCTCAAGGTGGCGCTGCAGACCTTTCTCAGAGCGGCTTTCCTGTCGGCAGCCAGCATGCAGCTTATG CCTCCAGCAGTGAGCAGAGTTCACCGCTGCCTCAGTCCAGCAGCTTCCTCAACCTGTCGGCAACAAACGGCGTCTCCGCCACTCTCCAGTTCGTACCTTCCTCCTCGCCGCTCCTGAGAGGCCTCAACATGGCTCCACATCAGCACGccgtgacatcatcatcatcgtcgtcgtcgtcctcGTACCCGCAGGTCAGCCTATCGCAGCAGAGCGTCTCCCTGATAGACGCCGACAGCCTGCAGTGA